From the Nitrobacter hamburgensis X14 genome, one window contains:
- a CDS encoding potassium/proton antiporter, whose product MASLDSVSLAILLGAILVMAGILSSLLALRFGAPLLLVFLFIGMLAGDSGPGGLMFSDVQNTYLVGSAALALILFDGGLKTRFQSIRTVLAPSMVLATLGVLLTALVTAPVAKYALDLNWTEALLIGAVVASTDAAAVFLLVHAQGLRLRPRVGATLEAESGTNDPFAVFLTLMLVELISVGDSSVWHVVLEFLRESMLGGLVGVIGGRLVVAALNRVELPQGLHAPFVTTAALVIFGVAQIFHASGFLAVYLAGIIIGNHPTRAHRSVVTFLDAATWLAQIVMFVLLGLLVSPHRLLDSVVPAVIVALVLMLVARPLAVFLCLAPFRFNWREKLFIAWTGLRGAVAIFLASIPMLVGLSKAYLYFDVAFVVVIISLLLQGWTLAAAARRLHVALPRADRGPRRVELDLPGQLEQQLVGYAVRPKSLFLRRGLIPSWSKPTLVIRNEKILSPAEAEPIAAGDYLYLLAPPEKAEALDRFFVEMQPMAPPDPHLLGDFLVSGETTVEDIAQIYGISVDPAAARLTLADYFDVHLDRAPKDGATLPLDTIVLVARNISEGRVNAVGLRLPEDEEQPPPLTRIGAFRQKMAEAWSSIARI is encoded by the coding sequence ATGGCATCTCTGGATTCGGTCAGTCTGGCGATCCTGCTCGGCGCGATTCTGGTCATGGCCGGAATTCTGTCGAGCCTGCTGGCGCTACGGTTCGGCGCCCCCTTGCTGCTCGTCTTTCTGTTCATCGGCATGCTGGCAGGCGATTCCGGGCCCGGCGGCCTGATGTTCAGCGACGTCCAGAACACCTACCTTGTCGGGTCGGCCGCGCTGGCGCTGATTCTGTTCGACGGCGGTCTGAAGACACGATTCCAGAGCATCCGCACGGTCCTGGCGCCCTCCATGGTGCTCGCCACTCTCGGCGTGCTGCTGACCGCGCTGGTCACGGCGCCGGTGGCGAAATATGCGCTCGACCTCAACTGGACCGAGGCGCTGCTGATCGGCGCGGTTGTCGCCTCCACCGACGCGGCCGCGGTGTTTCTGCTGGTGCATGCGCAAGGGCTGAGGCTGCGTCCGCGCGTCGGTGCGACGCTGGAAGCGGAGTCCGGCACCAACGATCCCTTCGCGGTGTTTCTGACGCTGATGCTGGTGGAGCTGATCTCGGTGGGTGACAGCTCGGTCTGGCATGTGGTGCTGGAATTCCTCAGGGAGTCGATGCTTGGCGGTCTCGTCGGCGTGATCGGCGGGCGGCTTGTGGTCGCCGCGCTGAACCGTGTGGAGCTTCCCCAGGGGTTGCATGCGCCGTTCGTCACGACCGCGGCGCTCGTGATCTTCGGGGTGGCGCAGATATTCCACGCGTCCGGGTTTCTCGCGGTCTATCTTGCGGGAATTATCATCGGCAACCATCCGACCCGCGCCCACAGATCCGTTGTGACATTCCTCGATGCCGCTACCTGGCTGGCGCAGATCGTGATGTTCGTGCTGCTCGGCTTGCTGGTCTCGCCGCACCGCCTGCTGGACAGCGTCGTGCCGGCGGTGATCGTCGCGCTGGTGCTGATGCTGGTGGCGCGGCCGCTCGCGGTGTTTCTCTGCCTCGCGCCGTTTCGTTTCAACTGGCGGGAAAAGCTGTTCATCGCCTGGACCGGGCTGCGGGGCGCGGTCGCGATCTTCCTCGCCTCGATTCCGATGCTGGTCGGGTTGTCGAAGGCCTATCTGTACTTCGACGTCGCTTTCGTCGTGGTGATCATCTCGCTGTTGCTGCAGGGCTGGACGCTCGCCGCGGCCGCGCGGCGGCTGCATGTGGCGCTGCCGCGCGCCGACCGCGGCCCGCGCCGCGTTGAACTCGATCTGCCGGGACAACTCGAACAGCAGTTGGTCGGCTATGCGGTGAGACCGAAGAGCCTGTTCCTTCGGCGCGGGCTGATTCCGTCATGGTCGAAGCCGACGCTCGTGATCCGCAACGAGAAAATTCTGTCGCCGGCTGAAGCGGAGCCCATCGCGGCGGGAGACTACCTCTATCTGCTGGCGCCGCCGGAAAAGGCCGAGGCGCTCGATCGCTTCTTCGTCGAAATGCAGCCGATGGCGCCGCCGGACCCGCATCTGCTCGGCGATTTCCTGGTCTCGGGCGAAACCACCGTTGAGGATATCGCGCAAATCTACGGCATCTCCGTCGATCCGGCCGCCGCGCGGCTGACGCTGGCGGATTACTTCGACGTTCATCTCGACCGCGCGCCGAAGGACGGCGCGACCCTGCCGCTCGATACCATCGTCCTTGTCGCGCGCAACATCAGCGAAGGCCGCGTCAACGCGGTCGGACTTCGGTTGCCTGAAGACGAAGAGCAACCGCCGCCGCTGACACGGATCGGCGCATTCAGGCAGAAAATGGCGGAAGCCTGGTCGTCGATTGCGAGGATATGA
- the modC gene encoding molybdenum ABC transporter ATP-binding protein → MLRVEVSKQLGNFSIDVAFASEGRVTGLFGASGAGKTSLVGMIAGLQKPDRGMISVDGDTLDDTAHNLHVAVHRRRIGYVFQDARLFPHLDVRRNLDYGRRMNRLTPDPAQETRLNEMLNIGHLLDRRPGQLSGGERQRVALGRALLARPRLLLLDEPLGSLDGSRKAEILPYLMRLRDEAGVPMVYVSHDPDELRQLASQIVMLKRGRVAAFGGIDILPA, encoded by the coding sequence ATGCTGCGTGTCGAGGTATCGAAACAGCTTGGCAATTTCTCGATCGATGTCGCGTTTGCGAGCGAAGGACGCGTCACCGGACTGTTCGGGGCATCGGGCGCGGGCAAGACGTCGCTGGTCGGTATGATCGCGGGGTTGCAAAAGCCGGATCGTGGCATGATCTCCGTCGATGGCGACACGCTCGACGACACCGCGCACAATCTCCATGTCGCCGTGCATCGCCGCCGCATCGGCTATGTTTTCCAGGATGCGCGGCTGTTTCCGCATCTCGATGTGCGCCGGAATCTCGACTACGGGCGCCGGATGAACCGCCTGACCCCCGACCCCGCGCAGGAAACCCGGCTCAACGAGATGCTCAATATCGGTCACCTGCTGGATCGCCGACCGGGCCAGCTCTCCGGCGGCGAGCGGCAGCGGGTGGCGCTCGGCCGTGCGCTGCTGGCGCGGCCCCGACTCCTTCTGCTGGATGAACCGCTGGGATCGCTGGATGGCAGCCGCAAGGCGGAAATCCTGCCCTACCTGATGCGGCTGCGCGACGAAGCCGGCGTGCCGATGGTCTACGTCAGCCACGATCCGGATGAGTTACGCCAGCTCGCGTCGCAAATCGTGATGCTGAAGCGCGGGCGGGTCGCCGCATTCGGCGGTATCGACATCCTGCCCGCCTGA
- the modB gene encoding molybdate ABC transporter permease subunit, whose amino-acid sequence MFDISPTEWTAVLLSLKVGVVATLVATPIAVTLAWALARYEFWGKSLIDAAVHLPLVLPPVVTGYLLLLTFGRRGLVGGWLADHLGIVFAFRWTGAALACGVMSFPLLVRPIRLSIEAIDRRLEQAASTLGASPWQVFATVTLPLALPGILAGMVLGFAKAIGEFGATITFVSNIPGETQTISSAIYSLIQTPDGDAAALRLVVVSIVMSMAALVASEVFARRATRRIHGS is encoded by the coding sequence ATGTTCGATATCTCGCCCACCGAATGGACGGCCGTCCTGCTCTCACTCAAGGTGGGCGTGGTCGCGACACTGGTGGCCACACCGATCGCCGTCACGCTGGCGTGGGCGCTGGCACGGTACGAGTTCTGGGGCAAATCGCTTATCGATGCCGCCGTTCATCTGCCGCTGGTGCTGCCTCCTGTCGTGACCGGCTATCTGCTGCTCCTGACCTTCGGCAGACGCGGGCTGGTCGGCGGCTGGCTCGCCGATCACCTCGGGATCGTTTTCGCATTTCGCTGGACCGGCGCGGCGCTTGCCTGCGGCGTGATGTCGTTCCCGCTGCTGGTGCGGCCGATCCGGCTGTCGATCGAAGCCATCGACCGGCGGCTGGAACAGGCCGCGAGCACGCTCGGGGCTTCGCCGTGGCAGGTCTTCGCCACCGTGACGCTGCCGCTGGCGTTGCCCGGCATTCTGGCCGGCATGGTGCTGGGTTTTGCGAAAGCGATCGGCGAATTCGGCGCGACCATCACATTCGTGTCCAATATTCCCGGCGAAACCCAGACGATTTCCTCGGCGATCTATTCGCTGATCCAGACGCCCGATGGCGATGCGGCGGCGCTACGGCTGGTGGTCGTCTCGATCGTCATGTCCATGGCGGCGCTGGTCGCCTCCGAGGTGTTCGCGCGGCGCGCGACAAGGCGCATTCACGGGAGCTGA
- the modA gene encoding molybdate ABC transporter substrate-binding protein — protein sequence MTLFTRSLFSALLVGAFLAVPASAKDAKPSAMAPAAAQDKILTVFAAASMKNALDDVDKAYTAKSGVKIVASYAASSALAKQIEQGAPADVFISADTAWMDYVNNKKSINESTRVNLLGNSIVLVAPKDSKIDHVAIEQGFDLAKLAGDGKVATGDVKAVPVGKYAKAALEKLGAWKAVEPKMAMAENVRAALALVARSEAPLGIVYSTDAKVEPGVKIVGTFPANSHPPIVYPVAATSTAHQGAADYLAFLRSSEAKAIFEKYGFSFLVSPTT from the coding sequence ATGACGTTATTCACCCGCTCATTGTTCTCGGCATTGCTGGTCGGTGCCTTTCTCGCCGTGCCGGCCTCGGCCAAGGACGCCAAGCCCTCGGCCATGGCACCCGCAGCCGCGCAGGACAAGATTCTGACCGTGTTCGCTGCCGCTTCGATGAAGAACGCGCTCGACGATGTCGACAAGGCCTACACCGCCAAGTCCGGCGTCAAGATCGTTGCGAGCTATGCGGCAAGTTCGGCGCTGGCCAAACAGATCGAACAGGGCGCGCCGGCCGATGTTTTCATATCAGCCGATACGGCGTGGATGGACTATGTGAACAACAAGAAGTCCATCAACGAATCGACCCGCGTCAACCTGCTCGGCAACAGCATCGTGCTGGTCGCCCCGAAGGATTCCAAGATCGACCACGTCGCCATCGAACAGGGGTTTGATCTCGCCAAGCTCGCCGGCGACGGCAAGGTCGCGACCGGGGACGTCAAGGCCGTGCCCGTCGGCAAATACGCCAAGGCGGCGCTGGAAAAGCTCGGCGCATGGAAAGCGGTGGAACCGAAAATGGCAATGGCGGAAAACGTTCGCGCCGCGCTGGCGCTGGTGGCGCGGAGCGAAGCCCCACTCGGCATCGTCTATTCCACCGACGCCAAGGTCGAGCCCGGCGTGAAGATCGTCGGCACCTTCCCGGCGAACTCGCATCCGCCGATCGTCTATCCGGTCGCGGCGACCTCCACGGCTCATCAAGGCGCAGCCGATTACCTCGCCTTCCTGCGCAGCTCGGAAGCCAAGGCAATCTTCGAGAAATACGGCTTCTCGTTTCTGGTCAGCCCCACGACCTGA
- the mepA gene encoding penicillin-insensitive murein endopeptidase, translating into MNVRAILPLLLVSAIAVLGGPATAPDAFAQTKGTLHPKPLPPLTNPDDPSLAAKQLFGRKMLPTAGPPHVIGFYAKGCIAGAEALPITGPTWQVMRLSRNRNWAHPAMVALLERLSARVHKDAGWPGLLIGDMAQPRGGPMITGHASHQIGLDADVWLTPMPNRLLSRNEREDMSAVMMVRRDRLDIDPHTWTPRHLSVIRAAAREPSVERIFVNAAIKKALCREARGDRSWLSKVRPMYGHDYHFHIRIKCPPGSRQCESQTPPKPTEGCSAHDLAYWFSDAVLHPKPPKVPPKPKPPLTLAQLPSDCRQVLAAPDARP; encoded by the coding sequence ATGAACGTTCGCGCGATTCTCCCCCTGCTTCTGGTGTCCGCCATCGCCGTCTTGGGCGGACCCGCGACGGCGCCCGACGCGTTCGCGCAAACCAAGGGCACGCTGCACCCGAAGCCGCTGCCGCCGTTGACCAATCCCGACGATCCCTCGCTCGCCGCCAAGCAACTGTTCGGACGCAAGATGCTTCCGACGGCCGGACCGCCGCACGTCATCGGTTTTTATGCGAAGGGCTGCATCGCCGGCGCCGAGGCGCTGCCGATCACCGGGCCGACGTGGCAGGTGATGCGGCTGTCGCGCAACCGCAACTGGGCGCATCCGGCGATGGTCGCGCTGCTGGAGCGACTGTCGGCCAGGGTGCACAAGGATGCCGGCTGGCCGGGGCTTCTGATCGGCGACATGGCACAGCCGCGCGGCGGCCCGATGATCACCGGTCACGCCAGCCACCAGATCGGACTGGATGCCGACGTCTGGTTGACGCCGATGCCGAACCGGCTGTTGTCGCGCAACGAGCGCGAGGACATGTCGGCGGTCATGATGGTGCGTCGCGACCGTCTCGATATCGATCCCCATACCTGGACGCCAAGGCATCTCAGCGTCATCCGCGCCGCAGCCAGGGAGCCGTCGGTCGAGCGCATTTTCGTCAATGCCGCGATCAAGAAGGCGCTGTGTCGCGAAGCCAGGGGCGACCGTAGCTGGCTCTCCAAGGTCCGTCCCATGTACGGTCACGACTACCACTTCCATATCCGCATCAAGTGTCCTCCGGGCAGCCGTCAATGCGAATCGCAGACTCCGCCAAAGCCAACAGAGGGGTGCAGCGCTCACGATCTGGCCTATTGGTTCAGCGATGCCGTGCTGCATCCAAAACCGCCGAAGGTGCCGCCGAAGCCGAAGCCGCCGCTCACGCTGGCGCAACTGCCGTCGGATTGCCGTCAGGTGCTGGCCGCGCCGGATGCCAGACCATAG
- the lepA gene encoding translation elongation factor 4 → MSDELRKRGTTPIANIRNFSIVAHIDHGKSTLADRLIQMTGGLSDREMAGKEQVLDSMDIERERGITIKAQTVRLNYHAKDGKDYIFNLMDTPGHVDFAYEVSRSLAACEGSLLVVDASQGVEAQTLANVYQALDNNHEIVPVLNKVDLPAAEPDKVKQQIEDVIGIDASDAVMISAKTGLGVPDVLEAIVTRLPPPQGDRDATLKALLVDSWYDVYLGVVVLVRIVDGVMKKNSRIRMMGTNAAYDVERVGFFTPKMQQVDELGPGEIGFITAAIKEVADTRVGDTITDDRKPITEMLPGFKPAIPVVFCGLFPVDADDFETLRTAMGKLRLNDASFSFEMETSAALGFGFRCGFLGLLHLEIIQERLSREFDLNLIATAPSVIYKMKLTDGGEIEIHNPIDMPDVVKIAEIAEPWIEATILTPDDYLGSVLKLCQERRGSQKELTYVGSRAMVRYDLPLNEVVFDFYDRLKSVSKGYASFDYHLTDYKVADLVKMQILVNGEPVDALSMLVHRTRAEGRGRAMVEKMKELIPPHMFQIPIQAAIGGKVIARETVRALRKDVTAKCYGGDITRKRKLLEKQKEGKKKMRQFGKVDIPQEAFIAALKVDG, encoded by the coding sequence ATGTCTGACGAACTTCGGAAGCGGGGCACGACCCCAATTGCAAACATCCGCAACTTTTCCATCGTCGCCCATATCGATCATGGAAAATCGACGCTAGCCGACCGCCTGATCCAGATGACCGGCGGCTTGAGCGATCGCGAGATGGCGGGCAAGGAGCAGGTGCTCGACTCCATGGACATCGAGCGCGAGCGCGGCATCACCATCAAGGCGCAGACGGTGCGCCTGAACTACCATGCCAAGGACGGCAAGGATTACATCTTCAACCTGATGGACACGCCCGGCCACGTCGACTTCGCCTACGAGGTCTCGCGCTCGCTGGCCGCCTGCGAGGGCTCGCTGCTGGTGGTGGATGCGAGCCAGGGGGTCGAGGCGCAGACGCTCGCCAACGTCTATCAGGCGCTCGACAACAACCACGAGATCGTACCCGTCCTCAACAAGGTCGATCTGCCCGCCGCCGAACCGGACAAGGTCAAGCAGCAGATCGAGGACGTGATCGGCATCGACGCGTCGGACGCGGTGATGATCTCGGCCAAGACCGGCCTCGGCGTGCCCGATGTGCTGGAAGCCATCGTCACCCGTCTGCCGCCGCCGCAAGGCGACCGCGACGCCACCCTGAAGGCGCTGCTGGTCGATAGCTGGTACGACGTCTATCTCGGCGTGGTCGTTCTCGTCCGCATCGTCGACGGCGTGATGAAGAAGAACTCGCGCATCCGCATGATGGGCACCAATGCGGCCTACGACGTCGAGCGCGTCGGCTTCTTCACGCCGAAGATGCAGCAGGTGGACGAACTCGGCCCCGGCGAGATCGGCTTCATTACCGCCGCCATCAAGGAGGTCGCGGATACCCGCGTCGGCGACACCATCACCGACGACCGCAAGCCGATCACCGAGATGCTGCCCGGTTTCAAGCCGGCGATCCCGGTGGTGTTCTGCGGCCTGTTCCCGGTGGACGCCGACGATTTCGAGACGCTGCGCACGGCGATGGGCAAACTGCGCCTCAACGATGCCAGCTTCTCGTTTGAAATGGAAACCTCCGCCGCGCTCGGCTTCGGCTTCCGCTGCGGTTTCCTCGGCCTGCTGCATCTCGAAATCATCCAGGAGCGCCTCTCCCGCGAGTTCGATCTCAACCTGATCGCGACCGCGCCGAGCGTCATCTACAAGATGAAGCTGACCGACGGCGGCGAGATCGAGATTCACAACCCGATCGACATGCCCGACGTGGTGAAGATCGCCGAGATCGCCGAACCGTGGATCGAGGCCACCATCCTCACGCCCGACGACTATCTCGGCAGCGTGCTGAAGCTGTGCCAGGAGCGGCGCGGATCGCAGAAGGAACTGACCTACGTCGGCTCGCGCGCGATGGTGAGATATGATCTGCCGCTCAACGAGGTGGTGTTCGATTTCTACGACCGGCTCAAGTCCGTCTCCAAGGGCTACGCCTCGTTCGACTATCACCTCACCGACTACAAGGTGGCCGATCTGGTGAAAATGCAGATTCTCGTCAACGGCGAGCCGGTCGATGCGCTCTCGATGCTGGTGCATCGGACCCGCGCCGAGGGCCGCGGCCGCGCCATGGTCGAGAAGATGAAGGAATTGATCCCGCCGCACATGTTTCAGATTCCGATCCAGGCTGCGATCGGCGGCAAGGTGATCGCGCGCGAAACCGTGCGCGCGCTGCGCAAGGACGTCACCGCGAAATGTTACGGCGGCGACATCACGCGCAAACGCAAACTTCTGGAGAAGCAGAAGGAAGGCAAGAAGAAGATGCGGCAGTTCGGCAAGGTCGACATCCCGCAGGAAGCTTTTATTGCCGCCTTGAAGGTGGATGGCTGA
- a CDS encoding HPr family phosphocarrier protein, protein MTGKPDDATSPSAAPAVSGAFPAGAVSREISIINKRGLHARASAKFVQMVERFNAEVSVTRNGETVGGNSIMGLMMLSAGIGTTITVSATGPEAKAAVAAIAELVGDRFNEEE, encoded by the coding sequence ATGACCGGGAAGCCGGACGACGCAACCTCCCCGAGCGCTGCTCCGGCGGTGAGCGGAGCATTTCCCGCAGGCGCGGTCTCCCGCGAAATTTCGATCATCAACAAGCGTGGCCTCCATGCCCGTGCGTCCGCGAAATTCGTGCAGATGGTCGAGCGCTTCAACGCCGAGGTCAGCGTGACGCGCAACGGCGAGACGGTCGGCGGCAATTCGATCATGGGATTGATGATGCTGTCGGCGGGGATCGGAACAACGATCACCGTGTCCGCAACCGGCCCCGAGGCCAAGGCGGCGGTCGCGGCGATCGCCGAACTCGTCGGCGACCGATTCAACGAGGAAGAGTAG
- a CDS encoding PTS sugar transporter subunit IIA, whose product MIGLVLVTHGRLADEFKAALEHVMGPQKQIEAITIGAEDDADLCRGDIIEAVNRVDSGDGVAILTDMFGGTPSNLAISCMSRPKVEVLAGINLPMLVKLAKVREERSLPDAIAMAQEAGRKYVTIASRVLAGK is encoded by the coding sequence ATGATTGGTCTGGTACTTGTGACCCACGGGCGCCTCGCCGATGAATTCAAGGCAGCGCTCGAACACGTAATGGGCCCGCAAAAGCAAATCGAAGCCATCACCATCGGCGCCGAGGACGATGCCGATCTGTGTCGGGGCGATATCATCGAAGCCGTCAACCGCGTCGACAGCGGCGACGGTGTTGCCATTCTCACCGACATGTTCGGCGGCACGCCTTCAAACCTCGCGATCTCCTGCATGAGCCGGCCCAAGGTCGAGGTGCTCGCGGGAATCAATCTTCCGATGCTGGTCAAGCTCGCCAAGGTACGCGAGGAACGCTCGCTGCCCGACGCCATCGCGATGGCGCAGGAAGCCGGGCGTAAATACGTGACGATCGCCAGCCGGGTGCTCGCCGGGAAATGA
- a CDS encoding HPr kinase/phosphorylase: protein MTASSAPTIHGSAVLVGDRAVLIRGPSGAGKSRLAFDLILAGRSGQLPAATLVGDDRLCLEPVRDRLLVRPPPELEGLMEIRGLGIRRCAYVAEAPVGLVIDLDAPDAERLPPLKALRTTILAIELARIPVAAGFSPLPIAIAALTTVPGCSDPRSAADCREESGNHI from the coding sequence ATGACCGCGTCGTCCGCTCCGACGATCCACGGCTCCGCGGTTTTGGTGGGAGATCGCGCCGTTCTGATCCGCGGGCCCTCCGGCGCCGGCAAGTCGCGTCTCGCTTTCGATCTCATCCTGGCCGGCCGCAGCGGTCAGCTTCCCGCAGCGACGCTGGTCGGCGATGACCGCCTGTGTCTGGAGCCGGTCCGCGATCGACTCCTCGTCAGACCGCCGCCTGAACTTGAGGGACTGATGGAAATCCGTGGGCTCGGCATTCGCCGGTGCGCTTATGTCGCGGAGGCGCCGGTCGGCCTCGTGATCGATCTCGACGCGCCCGATGCCGAGCGCCTGCCCCCGCTAAAAGCGCTGCGGACGACCATTTTGGCGATCGAACTGGCCCGAATCCCGGTCGCAGCCGGTTTTTCGCCACTTCCGATAGCCATCGCTGCGCTGACGACCGTTCCGGGCTGCAGCGACCCACGCTCCGCCGCCGATTGCCGGGAGGAATCTGGTAACCATATATAG
- a CDS encoding sensor histidine kinase, protein MLDRTQPDLDPDTEDTSQVLAPEAPADHVEPTPYWQRPLGWLRRVGQFFFTLSFSSLTRRIVSLNLAGLIALVASILYLSQFRAGLIDARAQSLLVQGEIIASAIAASATVETNTITIDPDRLLDLKPGESFGAPDEFSGLDFPINPERVAPVLRRLISPTNTRARIYDRDGVLILDSRSLFRRGDVIRFELPPPTDVKPGFVERTTIAIRTWLNRGDLPLYRELGPENGNGYQEVAQSLKGEKSSMVRINDRGEIIVSVAVPVERPRATIFGALMLSTQGDDIDQMVMAERLAILKVFGVAVVVMIVLSLLLASTIAGPVRRLADSAERVRRRIKTRIEIPDFTRRRDEIGHLSGALRDMTDALYNRIEAIETFAADVSHELKNPLTSLRSAVETLPLAKTEASRARLLEVIEHDVRRLDRLISDISDASRLDAELQRQDEAQIDIRRLLTTLTSVANETKLGHDIGVDVRFEGNRADSFSIPGHDSRLGQVISNLLTNAQSFSKSGGRVRIVCRRLKSDIEIVVDDDGPGIRPDALERVFERFYTDRPHQGFGQNSGLGLSISKQIIEAHRGRIWAENRPGPIDAHGDTRIAGARFVVRLPAPAP, encoded by the coding sequence TTGCTTGATCGAACGCAGCCTGATCTCGATCCGGATACCGAGGACACCTCGCAGGTCCTCGCGCCGGAAGCCCCTGCCGATCATGTCGAGCCGACGCCCTACTGGCAGCGGCCGCTGGGCTGGCTGCGCCGCGTCGGACAGTTTTTTTTCACGCTGAGCTTTTCAAGCCTGACCCGCCGCATCGTGTCGCTGAATCTGGCGGGCCTGATCGCGCTGGTCGCCAGCATTCTGTATCTCTCGCAATTTCGCGCCGGCCTGATCGACGCGCGCGCGCAAAGCCTGCTGGTGCAGGGCGAGATCATCGCAAGCGCCATTGCCGCCTCGGCAACGGTGGAGACCAACACCATCACCATCGACCCCGACCGCCTGCTCGATCTCAAGCCGGGCGAAAGCTTCGGCGCGCCGGACGAATTTTCGGGGCTGGACTTTCCGATCAATCCCGAGCGCGTCGCTCCCGTGCTGCGGCGGTTGATCTCTCCGACCAATACCCGCGCGCGCATCTACGATCGCGACGGCGTGCTGATCCTCGACAGCCGCAGCCTTTTCCGTCGCGGCGATGTCATCCGTTTCGAACTGCCGCCACCGACCGACGTCAAGCCCGGCTTCGTGGAGCGCACCACGATCGCGATCCGCACCTGGCTCAATCGCGGCGATCTTCCGCTTTACCGCGAACTCGGCCCCGAGAACGGCAACGGCTACCAGGAGGTTGCGCAATCGCTCAAGGGCGAGAAGTCCAGCATGGTGCGCATCAACGACCGCGGCGAAATCATCGTCTCGGTCGCGGTTCCGGTGGAGCGTCCCCGCGCCACCATTTTCGGCGCGCTGATGCTGTCCACGCAGGGCGATGACATCGACCAGATGGTCATGGCGGAACGGCTGGCTATCCTGAAAGTGTTCGGCGTCGCCGTGGTCGTCATGATCGTGCTGTCGCTGCTGCTGGCCAGCACCATCGCCGGGCCGGTGCGGCGGCTCGCCGACAGCGCGGAGCGGGTTCGCCGCCGCATCAAGACGCGCATCGAGATCCCCGACTTTACCCGCCGCCGCGACGAAATCGGCCACCTGTCCGGTGCGCTGCGCGACATGACCGACGCGCTCTACAACCGTATCGAGGCGATCGAGACTTTCGCGGCCGACGTCTCCCATGAGCTGAAAAACCCTCTGACCTCGCTGCGCTCCGCGGTGGAGACCCTGCCGCTTGCGAAGACCGAGGCCAGCCGCGCCCGCCTGCTCGAGGTGATCGAGCACGACGTGCGCCGGCTCGATCGCCTGATCTCCGACATATCCGACGCCAGCCGTCTCGACGCCGAATTGCAGCGCCAGGACGAAGCCCAGATCGATATCCGGCGCCTGCTGACCACGCTGACCTCGGTCGCGAACGAAACCAAGCTTGGCCACGACATCGGCGTCGACGTGCGCTTCGAGGGCAATCGGGCCGATAGCTTCTCGATACCGGGGCATGACTCGCGGCTCGGCCAGGTGATCTCCAATCTCCTGACCAATGCGCAATCGTTCTCGAAATCCGGCGGCCGCGTGCGCATCGTGTGCCGGCGCCTGAAATCCGACATCGAGATCGTGGTAGACGACGACGGCCCCGGCATTCGGCCCGACGCGCTGGAGCGTGTGTTCGAACGCTTCTACACCGACCGGCCGCATCAGGGTTTCGGCCAGAACTCCGGCCTCGGCCTGTCGATCTCCAAGCAGATCATCGAAGCGCATCGCGGACGTATCTGGGCCGAAAACCGCCCCGGCCCGATCGATGCCCATGGCGACACCCGGATCGCGGGCGCGCGCTTCGTGGTCCGGCTTCCCGCGCCCGCGCCATGA
- a CDS encoding response regulator transcription factor codes for MPTIALVDDDRNILTSVSIALEAEGYRIMTYTDGASALDGFRTSQPDLAILDIKMPRMDGMETLRRLRQKSDLPVIFLTSKDEEIDELFGLKMGADDFIRKPFSQRLLVERVKAVLRRACPKDPTAAPKESDAKALDRGLLRMDPERHTCTWKNEPVTLTVTEFLILQALATRPGVVKSRNALMDAAYDDQVYVDDRTIDSHIKRLRKKFKVVDDDFEMIETLYGVGYRFKET; via the coding sequence ATGCCCACAATCGCTTTGGTCGATGACGACCGCAACATTCTCACATCGGTCTCGATCGCGCTCGAAGCCGAAGGCTATCGCATCATGACCTATACCGATGGTGCGTCGGCACTCGACGGCTTTCGCACCAGCCAGCCCGATCTCGCGATCCTCGACATCAAGATGCCGCGCATGGACGGAATGGAGACGCTGCGACGGCTGCGTCAGAAATCCGACTTGCCCGTTATTTTCCTTACCTCCAAAGACGAAGAGATCGATGAACTGTTCGGTCTCAAGATGGGTGCCGACGACTTCATCCGCAAGCCGTTCTCGCAGCGGCTGCTGGTGGAGCGCGTCAAGGCGGTGTTGCGCCGCGCCTGCCCGAAGGACCCGACAGCCGCGCCCAAGGAGAGCGACGCCAAGGCGCTCGATCGCGGCCTGCTGCGGATGGATCCGGAGCGCCACACCTGCACCTGGAAGAACGAGCCCGTCACCCTGACCGTCACGGAATTTTTGATCCTGCAGGCGCTGGCGACGCGTCCCGGCGTCGTCAAGAGCCGCAACGCGCTGATGGACGCCGCCTATGACGATCAGGTCTATGTCGACGACCGCACCATCGACAGCCACATCAAGCGGCTGCGCAAGAAGTTCAAGGTCGTCGACGACGACTTCGAGATGATCGAAACCCTCTACGGCGTGGGTTACCGCTTCAAGGAAACCTGA